The Vibrio ishigakensis genome has a window encoding:
- a CDS encoding DHA2 family efflux MFS transporter permease subunit codes for MIVIGVMTSAIMVLLDMTIANVALPQMQGSLGATSDTITWVLTSYTMAEAVFIPLTSFFSGKLGERKLLLVAVTGFIVSSTLCGQAQSIEAMVLFRVIQGAFGAVVIPLSQSLLIAVFPPEERGKAMSIFSIGILLGPILGPTVGGIITQNTDWRWVFYVNVPVGIFCLLMIYFFVHISNKREAKIDWPTIISMAIGIGMLQLVLDQGNQKDWFESRMIQASLLVAIVGIVFFVYRSFKTRSPVAPIWMISNRNLALGSTMMAIFVSALFGLTAQLPMMLEGVLDYPVDTTGFLMAPRGIAAAITLIATAKFMNNSRLKGSVGFGALLCGIAGLIMSRYSENIDFFWIIFPSLIQGCGMGLVFSGLSSISYTTLTPEQGVAGASIFNLFRTIGSSFGISIATTFQFRDAQQQWNALSQSITPYNPNLQTWLAETGKSLNDPTTQTILQEQVHKQSEILAFVHTFTFITLLFVLIVPLLFLVRIPKSANVSKAPSH; via the coding sequence ATGATCGTCATCGGGGTCATGACCTCGGCCATCATGGTATTGCTCGACATGACCATAGCCAACGTAGCCTTGCCACAGATGCAAGGCTCCCTCGGCGCCACTTCAGATACCATCACTTGGGTATTAACCTCATACACCATGGCGGAAGCGGTATTTATCCCGCTAACCAGTTTCTTCTCAGGCAAGTTAGGTGAGCGCAAACTCCTGTTGGTTGCGGTTACTGGTTTTATTGTCTCATCAACATTGTGTGGTCAGGCACAGTCTATCGAAGCCATGGTGCTGTTCCGTGTTATTCAGGGTGCGTTTGGTGCGGTAGTAATCCCGCTTTCACAGTCACTATTAATTGCGGTGTTCCCACCTGAAGAGCGTGGCAAAGCCATGTCTATTTTCAGTATTGGTATCCTGCTTGGCCCTATCCTAGGTCCAACGGTGGGTGGCATCATCACCCAAAACACCGATTGGCGTTGGGTCTTCTATGTCAACGTACCTGTGGGCATCTTCTGCTTGCTGATGATCTACTTCTTTGTGCACATCTCTAACAAACGCGAGGCTAAGATAGATTGGCCAACCATCATCTCTATGGCGATTGGTATTGGTATGCTTCAGCTAGTGCTCGACCAAGGGAACCAGAAGGATTGGTTCGAATCGCGTATGATTCAGGCGAGCCTGCTTGTCGCTATTGTCGGCATTGTGTTCTTCGTCTATCGAAGCTTTAAGACTCGAAGTCCGGTAGCCCCTATCTGGATGATAAGTAACAGAAACCTCGCCCTAGGCTCGACCATGATGGCCATCTTCGTCAGTGCCTTGTTTGGTCTGACCGCGCAACTACCAATGATGCTAGAAGGGGTTCTAGATTATCCGGTAGATACCACAGGCTTTCTAATGGCGCCTCGCGGTATCGCAGCTGCCATCACCCTGATTGCTACCGCCAAGTTTATGAATAACTCTAGGCTAAAAGGATCGGTAGGTTTCGGAGCGCTATTATGCGGTATTGCAGGGCTTATCATGTCTCGCTATTCAGAGAACATCGACTTCTTCTGGATTATTTTCCCTAGCCTTATCCAAGGCTGTGGTATGGGCCTAGTGTTCAGTGGTTTGTCTTCCATCTCCTACACAACGCTTACTCCAGAGCAAGGCGTAGCGGGTGCCAGCATCTTTAACCTATTCAGGACTATCGGGAGCTCGTTTGGCATCTCTATTGCGACAACCTTCCAGTTCCGCGATGCACAGCAGCAATGGAATGCCCTAAGTCAGTCCATCACACCATACAACCCAAACCTGCAGACTTGGCTTGCTGAAACGGGTAAATCGCTAAACGACCCTACCACACAAACCATACTGCAAGAGCAGGTACACAAACAGTCGGAGATACTGGCTTTCGTGCATACCTTTACCTTTATAACGCTGCTGTTCGTATTGATCGTGCCGTTACTATTTTTGGTGCGTATTCCAAAGAGCGCCAATGTCAGCAAGGCACCCAGCCATTAG
- a CDS encoding HlyD family secretion protein → MKKYLKGYLAAVVVLGVVGALAYYWHYSDLHPSTENAYVHGKVVSVAPLVNGRVTKISVDDYQFVHMGDHLITIDPTPYQLAVKEAQAAYSAALQTNKSQESGVNAAIATLNEAKANLENAQKNYRRTQKLLEQKLVPIKQGDTDRTTLADAQAHLHAAQANLQQAIDAQGGKGEESIMVQQAAAKLAQAELNLSYTEISAPFDGYVGDIKLHLGTFAATGQPLFPLVKQYSQWVQANFKESQMPRLREGQSVEIKVDMYPDVVWHGKLAKISPASGTAFSLLPPENATGNWVKIGQRFPIKIEITDDLASKPQLRIGASTEVTVDTTAGE, encoded by the coding sequence ATGAAAAAGTATTTGAAAGGCTACCTGGCCGCGGTTGTTGTTTTAGGTGTTGTAGGTGCTTTGGCTTACTACTGGCACTACAGTGATTTACACCCATCAACAGAGAATGCGTACGTTCATGGCAAGGTCGTTTCGGTAGCACCGCTTGTGAATGGTCGAGTTACTAAGATTTCTGTAGACGACTATCAGTTCGTGCACATGGGCGATCACCTAATCACCATAGATCCAACCCCATATCAACTAGCAGTGAAAGAGGCACAAGCGGCCTATTCAGCAGCGCTGCAAACCAACAAGTCTCAAGAATCTGGCGTAAACGCGGCCATCGCGACACTGAATGAAGCGAAAGCGAATCTAGAGAACGCGCAGAAAAACTATCGCCGTACCCAGAAACTCCTTGAGCAAAAATTGGTTCCTATCAAACAAGGGGATACCGACCGCACCACATTAGCCGATGCTCAGGCACATCTACATGCCGCTCAAGCTAACCTGCAACAAGCTATCGATGCGCAAGGTGGTAAGGGTGAAGAATCTATTATGGTTCAGCAAGCTGCGGCTAAACTGGCTCAAGCTGAGCTAAACCTAAGCTATACAGAAATCAGCGCACCGTTTGATGGCTATGTAGGCGATATCAAGCTTCACCTTGGCACCTTTGCCGCGACTGGTCAGCCTCTATTTCCTCTTGTTAAGCAATACAGCCAATGGGTACAAGCCAACTTTAAAGAGTCTCAGATGCCTCGCCTTCGTGAAGGACAATCAGTAGAGATTAAGGTAGATATGTACCCTGATGTAGTGTGGCACGGCAAGCTAGCTAAGATCTCTCCTGCTTCTGGTACCGCATTCTCGCTATTACCACCAGAAAACGCGACTGGTAACTGGGTTAAGATCGGCCAACGCTTCCCAATTAAGATTGAGATCACCGACGACCTTGCTTCCAAACCACAACTTCGTATCGGCGCAAGCACTGAAGTTACCGTAGACACCACAGCTGGAGAATAA